The Raphanus sativus cultivar WK10039 chromosome 2, ASM80110v3, whole genome shotgun sequence genome includes a region encoding these proteins:
- the LOC108840935 gene encoding polcalcin Bra n 1, which produces MADKAEHERIFKKFDTDGDGKISAAELEEALKKLGSVTPDDVTRMMAKIDTDGDGNISFQEFTDFAAANPGLMKDVAKVF; this is translated from the coding sequence ATGGCGGATAAAGCTGAGCACGAACGTATATTCAAGAAATTTGATACTGACGGCGATGGTAAAATATCAGCAGCCGAACTTGAAGAAGCTCTTAAGAAACTTGGCTCGGTGACCCCTGATGACGTGACTCGTATGATGGCTAAAATCGATACTGATGGTGATGGAAACATATCGTTTCAAGAATTCACTGATTTTGCAGCTGCCAATCCTGGACTTATGAAGGATGTTGCCAAAGTTTTCTAA
- the LOC108836402 gene encoding uncharacterized protein LOC108836402 — translation MTWSCDRLRVPFAFVNKKKRTTGRVARSFGIQENGYYGCMLGADGIVAPVVEVSSSFYVKAEWFSILVLSLSSSTFVNDVDIEADIRALQLDSAEENNGVGVVVPADQNTDGRASEDHDEEMLHPVHNPAKAKGKAAKEEAEEVAEANKKRHLNVVFIGHVDAGKSTIGGQILVLSGQVDERQIQKYEKEAKEKNRESWYMAYIMDTNEEERAKGKTVEVGRAHFETETTRFTILDAPGHKSYVPNMISGASQADIGVLVISARKGEFETGYERGGQTREHVQLAKTLGVSKLVVVVNKMDDPTVNWSKERYDEIEQEMIPFLKSSGYNTKKDVIFLPISGLKGINIDKHMDRNVCPWFSGPSFFEVLNAIEVPPRDPNGPFRMPIIDKYKDMGTVVMGKVESGSIREGDSLIVMPNKEHVKVVAIYCDEDKVKRAGPGENLTVRITGIEDEDILAGFVLSSTVKPVPAVTGFVAQLHILGLPDKAIFSAGYKAILHIHAVVEECEIIELISQIDMNTRKPMKKTKIRNVNNGAAVVCHIQVSNSICVEKFSNFPQLGRFTLRTEGKTIAVGKVTALSGASLGA, via the exons ATGACTTGGTCTTGTGATAGGTTGAGAGTTCCTTTCGCGTTtgtgaacaagaagaagagaacaaCAGGTCGTGTGGCAAGGAGTTTTGGAATTCAAGAAAATGG CTATTATGGGTGTATGCTTGGAGCCGATGGAATCGTTGCCCCTGTGGTAGAAGTTTCG TCTTCCTTTTATGTGAAAGCTGAATGGTTCTCCATATTAGTGTTAAGCTTATCATCTTCTACTTTTGTCAACGATGTAGATATTGAGGCTGATATCCGCGCATTACAGCTTGATTCCGCAG AAGAAAACAATGGAGTTGGAGTTGTCGTTCCGGCAGATCAGAACACAGATGGAAGAG CTTCCGAGGATCATGATGAGGAAATGCTCCATCCAGTGCATAACCCAGCGAAAG CCAAAGGAAAGGCTGCCAAAGAGGAAGCGGAAGAAGTGGCAGAAGCAAACAAAAAGAGACACTTAAATGTGGTGTTCATTGGACATGTTG ATGCTGGAAAATCTACTATCGGAGGACAAATTCTAGTCCTTAGCGGTCAGGTGGACGAACGACAaatccaaaagtatgaaaaggaagcaaaagaaaaaaatagagaaagcTG GTATATGGCATATATAATGGATACAAATGAAGAAGAGAGGGCTAAG GGTAAAACAGTTGAAGTTGGAAGGGCTCACTTTGAAACTGAGACCACCAGATTTACAATTCTGGATGCCCCG GGCCACAAGAGTTATGTACCAAATATGATTAGTGGAGCATCTCAAGCCGACATTGGTGTCCTG GTGATATCCGCTCGTAAAGGTGAATTTGAAACAGGATATGAGAGGGGTGGGCAGACACGTGAGCATGTTCAACTTGCAAAAACATTGGGAGTGTCAAAGCTAGTGGTTGTTGTGAACAAGATGGATGATCCAACTGTTAACTGGTCAAAAGAGAG ATACGATGAAATAGAACAAGAAATGATACCGTTTCTTAAATCCTCTGGCTACAACACAAAGAAAG ATGTTATCTTCCTGCCTATATCTGGTTTAAAGGGGATTAATATAGACAAGCATATGGATAGAAACGTTTGTCCTTGGTTTAGCGGCCCTAGCTTTTTTGAAGTCCTCAATGCTATTGAAGTTCCGCCACGGGATCCTAATGGTCCATTCAG GATGCCCATTATTGATAAATACAAAGACATGGGAACTGTTGTTATGGGAAAGGTAGAGTCTGGCAGCATCCGGGAGGGTGATTCCTTGATTGTTATGCCAAATAAG GAACATGTGAAAGTTGTTGCTATATATTGCGATGAAGATAAAGTTAAGCGCGCTGGGCCGGGTGAGAATTTGACAGTCCGTATAACTGGCATTGAAGACGAGGATATCCTTGCAGGTTTTGTTTTATCCAGCACGG TAAAGCCTGTACCTGCCGTTACTGGGTTCGTTGCCCAACTACATATCCTTGGACTGCCTGACAAG GCGATTTTTTCAGCTGGTTACAAGGCTATTCTTCACATTCATGCAGTTGTTGAGGAATGTGAGATAATTGAATTGATAAGCCAAATTGACATGAACACGAGGAAACccatgaaaaaaacaaaaattcggAATGTGAACAATGGTGCTGCTGTTGTCTGCCATATACAG GTTAGCAATTCAATATGTGTTGAAAAATTCTCAAATTTTCCGCAGCTTGGAAGATTCACTCTACGAACTGAAG GGAAAACAATTGCTGTTGGAAAAGTGACTGCGCTCTCAGGTGCTTCCTTAGGCGCTTGA
- the LOC108827652 gene encoding LOW QUALITY PROTEIN: maltose excess protein 1, chloroplastic (The sequence of the model RefSeq protein was modified relative to this genomic sequence to represent the inferred CDS: inserted 2 bases in 2 codons) — MSVTGDRLLILPTPPRASFISTPRFSRLPLNRPRTGCITSVNRFRVLPLSRQWNPIVSTRRRLFPVRAIDSDLPHQNKEYEEWDSWTAKFSGGANAPFLMLQLPQIILNSQNLLAGNNTALSAVPWLGMLTGLLGNLSLLSYFAKKREKEAAVVQTLGVVSTYVVLVQLTIAGAMPVECFAATSSVVAVGLVLNCLFCFGKIGTAVWGLWEDFITVGGLSVLPQIMWSTFVPMVPNSILPGTTAFVIAVAAVIMARTGKLPEEGVRFVGXLSGWTATLMFMWMPVSQMWTNFXNPDNIKGLSPITMVLAMMGNGLMIPRALFIRDLMWFTGSIWATLFYGYGNILCLYMLNCTSKSFFAAATIVLISWIGLALWRDAIAYGHNSPFRSLKELVFGP; from the exons ATGTCAGTAACTGGTGACCGCCTCTTGATTCTCCCGACTCCTCCACGCGCTTCCTTCATCTCAACACCTCGCTTCTCCCGCCTCCCGCTGAACCGTCCTCGTACCGGTTGCATCACCTCCGTCAATCGCTTCCGCGTCTTACCTCTGAGTCGTCAATGGAATCCGATCGTCTCAACTCGCCGCCGACTCTTTCCCGTTCGTGCAATCGACTCAGACCTCCCACACCAGAACAAAGAATACGAAGAATGGGACTCATGGACAGCCAAATTCTCCGGCGGAGCCAACGCCCCGTTTCTGATGCTGCAGTTGCCACAGATCATCCTCAATTCCCAGAATCTTCTCGCCGGCAACAACACCGCCCTCTCCGCCGTCCCATGGCTG GGGATGTTGACTGGTTTGTTAGGGAACCTTTCGTTACTTTCTTATTTCGCtaagaagagagaaaaagaagctGCTGTGGTGCAAACCCTTGGAGTCGTCTCTACTTACGTTGTCCTTGTCCAGCTCACGATCGCTGGAGCCATGCCTGTGGAGTGTTTTGCTGCTACTTCTTCCGTTGTGGCGGTTGGTCTGGTGTTGAATTGTTTGTTCTGTTTCGGTAAGATTGGGACAGCTGTGTGGGGATTGTGGGAAGACTTTATCACTGTTGGTGGGCTCTCTGTTCTTCCTCAA ATCATGTGGTCCACTTTTGTCCCTATGGTACCGAACAGTATCTTGCCGGGAACAACTGCTTTTGTTATTGCTGTAGCGGCTGTGATTATG GCTCGAACCGGGAAACTCCCAGAGGAAGGTGTTAGATTTGTTG CTTTATCTGGATGGACAGCGACACTTATGTTCATGTGGATGCCAGTTTCCCAAATG TGGACAAACT TAAACCCAGACAACATAAAAGGCTTATCACCAATCACAATGGTACTTGCGATGATGGGGAACGGGCTTATGATCCCACGAGCGCTATTTATCCGCGATCTGATGTG GTTCACCGGTTCAATATGGGCGACTCTCTTTTATGGATATGGAAACATTCTGTGCTTATACAT GTTAAACTGCACCAGCAAGTCATTCTTTGCGGCGGCCACGATTGTTTTGATCTCATGGATAG GACTTGCTTTGTGGAGAGATGCAATAGCCTATGGTCACAACTCGCCGTTTAGATCACTAAAGGAGCTGGTGTTTGGGCCATAA
- the LOC108817377 gene encoding uncharacterized protein LOC108817377 isoform X2, giving the protein MEASLSSTTVPSLDKTDFLKLQNGSDIRGVAVPGVEGEPVSLPEPVTEAIAAAFGQWLLHKKAGTRKLRVSVGHDSRISAPTLLEAVSRGLGVSGLDVVQFGLASTPAMFNSTLTEDESFLCPADGAIMITASHLPYNRNGFKFFTSEGGLGKVDIKNILERAADIYQNFSDENLTKSQREVSVKKVDYMAVYTSGLVNAVRKAAGDLEKPLEGFHIVVDAGNGAGGFFAAKVLEPLGAITSGSQFLEPDGMFPNHIPNPEDNTAMQAITKAVLDNKADLGIIFDTDVDRSAAVDSSGREFNRNRLIALLSAIVLEEHPGTTIVTDSVTSDGLTSFIEKKLGGKHHRFKRGYKNVIDEAIRLNTTGEETHLAIETSGHGALKENHWLDDGAYLMVKILNKLASARAAGEGSGSKVLTDLVEGLDEPKVALELRLKIDKNHSDLEGRDFREYGEMVLQQVSNSIETNPNLKRAPVNYEGIRVSGFGGWFLLRLSLHDPVLPLNIEAQSEDDAVQLGLVVANAVKEFKALDTSALSNLTHS; this is encoded by the exons ATGGAAG CTTCTTTGTCAAGTACAACGGTGCCTTCTCTTGACAAAACTGATTTTCTGAAGCTTCAGAACGGCAG CGATATACGGGGTGTAGCAGTCCCTGGTGTTGAGGGGGAACCTGTAAGCCTTCCTGAACCGGTGACTGAAGCCATAGCTGCTGCGTTTGGGCAATGGCTGTTACATAAGAAGGCTGGAACCCGGAAGCTAAGAGTATCTGTTGGCCATGACTCTCGTATTTCTGCACCAACCTTGCTG gaagCCGTTTCTCGAGGTCTTGGTGTTTCTGGATTAGACGTTGTTCAGTTCGG ATTAGCATCAACACCAGCAATGTTTAATAGCACATTGACTGAAGATGAATCATTCTTGTGCCCAGCTGATGGGGCTATCATGATAACAG CGAGCCATCTTCCTTACAACAGGAACGGTTTCAAGTTCTTTACCAGTGAAGGAGGGCTTGGGAAGGTTGATATCAAAAACATTCTGGAGCGAGCTGCAGATATTTACCAGAACTTTTCTGATGAAAATCTTACGAAATCACAAAGAGAAGTTTCTGTTAAAAAGGTTGACTACATGGCAGTATACACCTCTGGTCTTGTAAATGCAGTTCGAAAAGCAGCAGGAGATTTAG AGAAGCCTCTAGAAGGATTCCACATAGTTGTTGATGCTGGAAATGGAGCTGGAGGATTCTTTGCT GCCAAGGTGCTTGAGCCTTTAGGAGCAATTACTTCTGGCAGTCAATTTCTGGAACCAGATG GTATGTTTCCAAATCATATCCCTAATCCGGAAGATAACACGGCAATGCAAGCTATAACGAAGGCTGTTCTTGATAACAAAGCTGATTTGGGTATCATCTTTGATACTGATGTTGATAG GTCCGCTGCTGTGGATTCATCTGGCCGTGAGTTCAACCGTAATCGTCTTATCGCTTTGCTTTCAGCAATTGTTTTAGAGGAA CACCCTGGCACAACTATTGTTACAGACAGTGTCACTTCGGATGGTTTAACCTCTTTCATTGAGAAGAAGCTCG GAGGAAAGCATCACAGGTTCAAAAGAGGCTATAAGAATGTCATCGATGAAGCTATTCGCTTG AACACCACTGGAGAAGAAACACATCTGGCTATAGAAACCAGTGGACATGGAGCTTTGAAAGAAAACCATTGGCTTGATGATGGGGCCTATCTCATg gtaaaaatattgaataaactGGCTTCGGCCAGAGCTGCTGGTGAAGGAAGTGGCAGCAAAGTTTTAACTGATCTTGTTGAAGGTCTTGATGAGCCCAAAGTGGCTTTGGAACTGAGGCTTAAAATCGACAAGAATCACTCCGACCTTGAAGGAAG AGATTTTCGGGAGTATGGAGAGATGGTCTTGCAACAAGTGTCGAACTCAATAGAAACGAATCCAAATCTAAAAAGAGCTCCAGTTAACTATGAAGGG ATCCGTGTTTCGGGTTTTGGTGGATGGTTTCTTCTCAGACTTTCACTCCACGACCCTGTTCTTCCCCTTAACATCGAG GCGCAGAGTGAGGATGATGCTGTGCAGTTAGGCCTTGTGGTTGCTAATGCAGTGAAGGAGTTCAAAGCTTTGGACACCTCTGCCTTGTCCAATCTCACTCATTCTTAA
- the LOC108817377 gene encoding uncharacterized protein LOC108817377 isoform X1 yields MEGKVFQKFKVEQCCYYLQNKQFKTRYQRQPNNNPYISALLPCPRGNLLYSSIRAHTTLSKYHQTTHISKQTSFYCNASLSSTTVPSLDKTDFLKLQNGSDIRGVAVPGVEGEPVSLPEPVTEAIAAAFGQWLLHKKAGTRKLRVSVGHDSRISAPTLLEAVSRGLGVSGLDVVQFGLASTPAMFNSTLTEDESFLCPADGAIMITASHLPYNRNGFKFFTSEGGLGKVDIKNILERAADIYQNFSDENLTKSQREVSVKKVDYMAVYTSGLVNAVRKAAGDLEKPLEGFHIVVDAGNGAGGFFAAKVLEPLGAITSGSQFLEPDGMFPNHIPNPEDNTAMQAITKAVLDNKADLGIIFDTDVDRSAAVDSSGREFNRNRLIALLSAIVLEEHPGTTIVTDSVTSDGLTSFIEKKLGGKHHRFKRGYKNVIDEAIRLNTTGEETHLAIETSGHGALKENHWLDDGAYLMVKILNKLASARAAGEGSGSKVLTDLVEGLDEPKVALELRLKIDKNHSDLEGRDFREYGEMVLQQVSNSIETNPNLKRAPVNYEGIRVSGFGGWFLLRLSLHDPVLPLNIEAQSEDDAVQLGLVVANAVKEFKALDTSALSNLTHS; encoded by the exons ATGGAAG gAAAGGTTTTCCAAAAGTTTAAAGTAGAACAGTGCTGCTACTACCTTCAAAATAAGCAGTTTAAGACACGATACCAAAGACAACCAAACAACAACCCATACATATCTGCTTTACTTCCCTGTCCAAGAGGGAACCTTCTCTACTCTTCCATACGTGCCCACACTACTTTGTCAAAATACCACCAGACTACTCATATTTCCAAGCAAACATCTTTTTACTGCAATG CTTCTTTGTCAAGTACAACGGTGCCTTCTCTTGACAAAACTGATTTTCTGAAGCTTCAGAACGGCAG CGATATACGGGGTGTAGCAGTCCCTGGTGTTGAGGGGGAACCTGTAAGCCTTCCTGAACCGGTGACTGAAGCCATAGCTGCTGCGTTTGGGCAATGGCTGTTACATAAGAAGGCTGGAACCCGGAAGCTAAGAGTATCTGTTGGCCATGACTCTCGTATTTCTGCACCAACCTTGCTG gaagCCGTTTCTCGAGGTCTTGGTGTTTCTGGATTAGACGTTGTTCAGTTCGG ATTAGCATCAACACCAGCAATGTTTAATAGCACATTGACTGAAGATGAATCATTCTTGTGCCCAGCTGATGGGGCTATCATGATAACAG CGAGCCATCTTCCTTACAACAGGAACGGTTTCAAGTTCTTTACCAGTGAAGGAGGGCTTGGGAAGGTTGATATCAAAAACATTCTGGAGCGAGCTGCAGATATTTACCAGAACTTTTCTGATGAAAATCTTACGAAATCACAAAGAGAAGTTTCTGTTAAAAAGGTTGACTACATGGCAGTATACACCTCTGGTCTTGTAAATGCAGTTCGAAAAGCAGCAGGAGATTTAG AGAAGCCTCTAGAAGGATTCCACATAGTTGTTGATGCTGGAAATGGAGCTGGAGGATTCTTTGCT GCCAAGGTGCTTGAGCCTTTAGGAGCAATTACTTCTGGCAGTCAATTTCTGGAACCAGATG GTATGTTTCCAAATCATATCCCTAATCCGGAAGATAACACGGCAATGCAAGCTATAACGAAGGCTGTTCTTGATAACAAAGCTGATTTGGGTATCATCTTTGATACTGATGTTGATAG GTCCGCTGCTGTGGATTCATCTGGCCGTGAGTTCAACCGTAATCGTCTTATCGCTTTGCTTTCAGCAATTGTTTTAGAGGAA CACCCTGGCACAACTATTGTTACAGACAGTGTCACTTCGGATGGTTTAACCTCTTTCATTGAGAAGAAGCTCG GAGGAAAGCATCACAGGTTCAAAAGAGGCTATAAGAATGTCATCGATGAAGCTATTCGCTTG AACACCACTGGAGAAGAAACACATCTGGCTATAGAAACCAGTGGACATGGAGCTTTGAAAGAAAACCATTGGCTTGATGATGGGGCCTATCTCATg gtaaaaatattgaataaactGGCTTCGGCCAGAGCTGCTGGTGAAGGAAGTGGCAGCAAAGTTTTAACTGATCTTGTTGAAGGTCTTGATGAGCCCAAAGTGGCTTTGGAACTGAGGCTTAAAATCGACAAGAATCACTCCGACCTTGAAGGAAG AGATTTTCGGGAGTATGGAGAGATGGTCTTGCAACAAGTGTCGAACTCAATAGAAACGAATCCAAATCTAAAAAGAGCTCCAGTTAACTATGAAGGG ATCCGTGTTTCGGGTTTTGGTGGATGGTTTCTTCTCAGACTTTCACTCCACGACCCTGTTCTTCCCCTTAACATCGAG GCGCAGAGTGAGGATGATGCTGTGCAGTTAGGCCTTGTGGTTGCTAATGCAGTGAAGGAGTTCAAAGCTTTGGACACCTCTGCCTTGTCCAATCTCACTCATTCTTAA
- the LOC130506705 gene encoding putative F-box protein At1g26515, whose translation MIRRSVRLRTKRRTIAVPFDLQIEILSWLPSKSLVRFMLVSKSWREIILSKSFIRLRSLTQPLRFLLAFCIIDEPTGRLSYSFFSSSSLSSSSTSISTTFLSKITFPLRCRASYPSYYVNGLMNMGEIICNPCTGKTIFLPKLVNPTVASRRRITDRFFGYDPVNNQYKVLYITVYLVGKAIQIFSKTKFVTFQVFTLGAKPKRWRFIDCGIPHTTCSDGLCIDGSVYYIATTDKRMMCLMRFDLNSEKFNIYARVSEETRALYFRDNGSRNLINYHGKVAIAIQPSRSVPSLDLFIFEAGKQDYKEKSFDNLPQLHLRMKGVINHMGDIIFVPCYSRSEAIVIHHDFKGASFQKMKFEVDAEQDIYSESDYFMGYVESLMLI comes from the exons ATGATCCGAAGGAGTGTCCGTCTACGCACCAAGAGAAGAACCATTGCTGTTCCTTTTGATCTGCAGATCGAGATTCTTAGCTGGTTGCCTTCAAAATCCCTAGTTAGGTTTATGCTCGTATCTAAATCATGGCGAGAAATAATCCTCAGCAAGAGTTTCATTAGATTACGATCCTTGACTCAGCCTCTGCGTTTCCTACTAGCTTTTTGTATTATAGATGAACCAACTGGACGCCTAAGTTacagcttcttctcttcttcttctttatcgtCGTCATCAACATCTATATCAACCACTTTTCTATCCAAAATAACATTTCCTCTCCGTTGTCGAGCCTCGTACCCTAGTTATTACGTTAATGGTCTGATGAATATGGGTGAGATCATATGTAACCCTTGCACCGGAAAGACCATATTTTTACCGAAGCTTGTCAACCCAACAGTCGCTAGTAGACGAAGGATAACCGATCGCTTTTTCGGATATGATCCTGTCAATAATCAGTACAAAGTATTGTACATCACCGTCTATCTCGTAGGAAAAGCAATACAGA TTTTCTCGAAAACCAAATTTGTAACCTTTCAGGTATTCACATTGGGAGCTAAACCTAAAAGATGGAGATTTATCGATTGTGGCATTCCTCACACAACTTGTTCTGACGGTCTGTGTATTGATGGGTCTGTGTACTACATTGCGACGACGGACAAAAGAATGATGTGTCTGATGAGATTCGATTTGAACTCTGAGAAGTTTAATATCTATGCTAGAGTATCTGAAGAAACGAGAGCTTTGTATTTTCGTGACAACGGTTCTAGAAATTTGATAAACTACCATGGTAAAGTAGCCATAGCCATTCAGCCTTCTCGCTCAGTGCCTTCACTTGATTTGTTCATTTTCGAAGCAGGAAAACAGGATTACAAAGAGAAGTCTTTCGATAATCTTCCTCAACTTCATTTACGTATGAAAGGTGTTATTAATCATATGGGTGACATTATTTTTGTGCCTTGCTATTCCAGAAGTGAGGCTATTGTTATCCACCACGATTTTAAGGGAGCTAGTTTTCAGAAGATGAAGTTTGAAGTTGACGCAGAGCAAGATATCTATAGTGAATCAGATTATTTCATGGGTTACGTAGAGAGTCTTATGCTGATTTAA